DNA sequence from the Thermodesulfobacteriota bacterium genome:
ATACGCCGCTCGTGAATGACTCACCATGTTCGAATCTCATGCCGCTTTGAACTTGCTCTCTTTTGGTAAGCGGATAGTATCCACCTAACACAGCAGCTCCTAGGATAAGAATAAACGATATCAGTTCTAGAGTATTCATGTATACCTCGCTTGTTAGATTATTTTGATTTTATCTAAATTGAATTAGGATACAAATTATAAAAAATTAATATGGTTACATGTATTATAGCATGAATAAATTCTGATTCTTCTTCAGCTAGCATATTTAAAGAATAGAACAGTTAGAAGGACAGAAACTAGAGATAATCCTTTAAAAGTGATCACAAAAGTGGTTGTAATATGATGGCGCCCAATCCGGGAGCCCAGCCCGCACGTCTGATCGACCCTTCTTTTTAATAGTAAACATTGACAAACCTGCTAACACTGACATTTTTATTCGTTCAGAATATTGATATATAGCAAAAGCAGTTAGGAGATTTTATTGGCAACTGGTACTAAGAATTCTAAAGTCACCCTGAGAAACACTATAGGCGGCATCATAGGAAATGTGCTTGAATGGTACGACTTTGCAGTATTTGGCTACTTCGCCCCAATTATTGCTGAGAAGTTTTTTCCATCAGAAGACCCAATTGCGTCACTAATAAATGCCTTTGGCGTATTTGCGGCTGGATACCTTGTAAGGCCGCTTGGAGGCATAGTGTTCGGCCATCTAGGTGATAGGATAGGACGAAAGTATGCACTTCAGCTTTCAGTGATGATAATGGTTGTTCCAACGACTTTACTCGGACTTCTTCCCACATATTCTGATGTTGGTATTCTCGCGCCAATACTGCTGATAATCATAAGGTTAGTTCAAGGATTTTCTGTAGGAGGTGAGCTGATAGGTTCAGTTTCTTATATGACGGAAGTTGCCCCTCCATCTAAACGCGGTTTTCTGGGAAGTTTCTCCTTTATGGGCGCTGTAGGAGGAGTTCTACTAGGCTCATTCGTCGCAACAATCGCACATGGACTATTTGACGCCACCGTAATAAATGACTGGGGTTGGCGAGTACCTTTTCTTTTTGGTTTTTTGGTTGGGCTATTTGGACTATGGATGCGCAAGGGACTTGTAGAAACAGCAGATTTTAAAAATGCAAAAGAAAAAGGAGAGATTGCCGCAAATCCTGTTAAAGAAGTTATACTCAGGATGCC
Encoded proteins:
- a CDS encoding MFS transporter, which produces MATGTKNSKVTLRNTIGGIIGNVLEWYDFAVFGYFAPIIAEKFFPSEDPIASLINAFGVFAAGYLVRPLGGIVFGHLGDRIGRKYALQLSVMIMVVPTTLLGLLPTYSDVGILAPILLIIIRLVQGFSVGGELIGSVSYMTEVAPPSKRGFLGSFSFMGAVGGVLLGSFVATIAHGLFDATVINDWGWRVPFLFGFLVGLFGLWMRKGLVETADFKNAKEKGEIAANPVKEVILRMP